The Echinicola jeungdonensis genome segment GGTCAATACGCTACCGGCTGCTTCCATTACCTGTTTGCTGGTAAAATTCTCAGAGGCGATCAACTCGATACCTCTTTTCTGACGATCTTCCTCTTTTTGTATAAGGTCAAATACTACCTGGTCTCTTTTCATTTATATTGTATTGATTTTTTGGTCTTTGCAGATGGCCACTTTTTGTTCAACTATTTCCCAATACCATTGATTCAACTGGGAGCAGGTTGAATTTTGAATGCCCAAAATTAGTTCTAATCAATGTATTATCCAATTGATTAAGAAATTGCTTGCTTCAAAACCGCAGAATCCCATTCCTTTACAATTATATTCCCTTCATTTGAGATATGGATAAGGAATATATAATAATGAATTTTTAAAATTTAATATTGGAAAGATCAAACCTAGGCCATTTTCAGAATTACAAATCCAAAAATATTGGGCATCCGACCTTGCATAGGTCGAATTGCTGGAGGAATTAGGATTATCTTTAACCATCACCAAATTATCATTCCTCCCTTATATCTTTTATTTTTGCGTCATGATTGATTTTAATTACTCACCCAAAACGTATTTTGATGGAACGGGACCATCCGCCTTAATCGCCAAACTTTCCTATCCTGAAAGCCAATGGGGTGAAGAAATCAGTATTTATGCAGCAACACTAGATGGGGAAATATTCTACGAGGTGGTAGATTTTTATGGAAATGAATTCAAAACCAACCCTGAAAAATCAAGCAAACCTTTAACCTTACAAAACTTAATATTTTTAATTGAAACCCTGGAGGTAATTGATTTAAAAAACAAAGGGGATGTGAATCTTACCATTTCCGGTATACCGGAAGCAAAAAGTAATCTTTATCCGCAATTGGGGGATTATTTTGATGAAAAAAGAAAAAACTTTGGAATGTTATAATTAAATATCCCAAATGGTGGATGTCTCCTCCTCGACCTCATGGGATTGAAGCCAGTATTTATAAGTTTCAAACTCAATGCAGTCATGAAGCTCCATACCCCTATAGGTCATTTTTTTAATACTGGAAACAGGCAAAAAACTTCTTAGATCATTGGCTTGATCCAAAGTAAGCTGGGACAATTGGATCATTTGTTTATTATCAATTAGAATGGGAACAAGTTTATTCATGGTAGGGCAATTTGGTACTTATTCAAATTAAACAAATCAGTTTCAAATTATTGATATCAAGCAAATTACGTTTATGTTAATTAACTACACAAAAAACAGACCAGAACTTTGGAAAAAAGTCAAGCTAATACATTATTTTTTCCTGCCGCCAATGATTATCCCTCATAGTTCCTTCCAAATTCTTTAATAAGCCAAAAATAACCAGCAAATTTGTCTTGATTTAAAATTTGAAGGATTTCCCCTCCACAATATGACCAACCTTGTCCTAGTAATTCTATGTTTGATCATAGGCATATTGCTTCAGCACGTTAAAGACATGCCTGAAAATGCTCCCAAAGCCCTCAATACTTACCTAATTTATATTGTATTGCCTGCTTTGGCCTTGATGCATATTCCCAATATGGACTTAAACCCCCATTTATTGCTTCCTGTAATATCTGCCTGGATTAGCTTTGGGCTTTCCTGGTTAATTTTTGGATGGTTGGGCAGAAACTTTTCTTGGGAAAAATCCACCACAGGTTGTCTAGTCATTGTCTCCGGGCTTGCCAACACTTCCTTTATAGGTTTCCCTGTTATTGAGGCTCTTTTTGGAGGAGAAGGACTAAAAATAGCCTTGCTTATTGATCAAGCAGGTTCATTTATTATTGTAAGCAGCATTGCCATTATTGTTGCTTCCTTGTTCGGCCATGAAAGAAAAAGGAAACGTGATGTCACAAAAAAAATCCTGACCTTCCCTCCATTCCTGTTTTTTATCCTTGCCCTGGTCATGAATTTTTTCCAAATGGAATTTCAAGGAATGCCCCACGAAATCCTGGAAAGTTTTGCGGTGACTTTGACCCCTGTGGCACTGATTTCTGTAGGATTACAGGTGAAAATCAACGCGTCCACACTATCCTACCGCTATTTATGGTATGGGTTAGGATACAAATTGATTTTAATTCCGGGGTTTATTTTCCTGGTTTTCAGGTTCCTTTTTGACCCCAACGATCTTCTTTACAAAGTAAGTGTCATGGAGGCAGCCATGGCTCCCATGATTACTGGTTCGGTCATTGCCATCAACCACGACCTGAACCCCAAACTGGCCTCTTTACTTGTAGGAATAGGAATACCATTATCCTTTATCACCTTATTGGCCTGGTATGCTCTTTTGGCTTAAAATTATATTAGTACCTTTTATTCAGAGCCGCCGGATTTGGCAGTATCCGAGGAAGATTTGGATTTTGTACCAAAAGCCCCTTTGAAAAGATTCTTCACTTCATCTACTGCTTTATCTTTTGCTTTATCGACCACCTTCTCAGCTTCTTTTTTAGCACTGTCTTTTGCCACCTCTGCCTTTTGCTTCAATTCTTGTTTGACACTGTCTTCCCTTGCCTTGAATTGTTCGGTAAGTTCCTCTTTGATTTTTTCTTTTTCATCACCTGCCTTGGCTTTAAGCGTATTGGTCAGAAGAGACTCCATGCTGCTTTCCCCTGCCAAACTGATTTTTGGCTTTTGGTAGGTTCCACCCAAGTTGAAAGCCACAGGAATCATGGTTTCTTCATCAGCAGAGGTTCCTTCTAAATTGGAAAGAATATTATTGGCTGTACTTCCAAATTTTTTGGCAGGCACTTCCATATGCACCAAATAATTGATACTGCCATCAAAACCTGTGCTTCCCTGAACCTGAGCCTTATAATCCCATAATTTGACATCAAAAGGTTTAACATTCAGCATTCCTTCTTTGATCTCTGCGGTCAGGTTGAGGTTTTTGAATTGCAATGTATTACCCTCTTTTAATTTTGTTAGACTTGTAATACCTTCCACTATTTTGCTTCCCTTTAATGCCGCCTCTGCTACTTTTATAAGTCCCCTTCCATCCAATGAAGATAAAATCGGCATCATATCTTGCCCAAGGATACCGGAAAGCCTAAAATCGGTATTAAATTCCCCATCCATATTGACTGCCAGGGGCGCAAAGGCCTTGATAATATTAAAAGATTGAAAAGCTTTCTGAATGCTAAGCGACTGCACATTAAAATTCAAATCAAAAAGGGGCGTTTGGATATCTTGGGTATTATAGGAGCCATTGAGGGTCATTTGCCCGCCCAGAGTATTCAAAGCTGCATCCTTAAAAGTCAATATGCCGTCATCCAAAATCAGAACACCTCGTGTGTTGGTGAAAACCAAATTATCATAAAACACCTCATCCGCCTGCACGGTCATGGTAAAATCAATATTTCGGGGCAACTCTATAAGACTCAGTTCTGTGGTATCGGTTTCGGTGGCAGAGCTTTCAGTCATCCATTCATTCACATTAAAATGGGAAGAATTGATGTCCAGATTTCCGCTAAGGGTTCCTTTTTCCTCAAATAGGTAACTCATGTAATTACTAAGACTTCCCTTAGCCTTCACAGGACTTTCCCCTAGCCTTGCATCAAATTCTATCAAATTAACCTGCTCAGGGGAGAAATCCCCCAATGCCTTGTTGATCCTCACTCCTTGAGGCAAATCAGCATCTGTATAATAAAAATCAACTAATTCTACTTCCCCACGCGTATCCAATTGTCCATATTGCTTAGCCTCAACCACCTTGTAATTCCCCTTACTATCTATGTCAGCACGTACCTTACCTTCCATGATGACATTTTCCATCGGCAAAATGGTCAAAATTTTCCCTAAATCTGCAGATCCATGGATAACTGCATCCCAATTTAACTGATCAAAATCCTGAATTTTCAGGTTCCCTTCAACTTTTTCCCCCTCCAGTTCAAATCCAAAGGATGAAAGGTCCACCAAAAAATCCTTCATTTGGCCCGAAGAATTTGTAATGCTTGCCTTTCCATGGAGCTGGTCAATGGGGGCTGGGTAATCCTCACTTTTTACATATCCATTGTTCAAACTTATTTTGGCATCAATAGCTGGAATTACTTTGGCTACACTATCATATTTTCCCTTGGCTTTGGCATCGACATCCAACATGCCTTTCATATCCATGCCTTCTAATGGGAAAATAGAGGTAAGCTCTTCCAGATTTAATTGCCCTTTCAGTTGGCCATCCATTTTATAACTCACCAAATCCTCAAGAAGGAACCTGCCAGATATTGGATTGGATCCAACCTGAAGGCTAAATTCCGGAATATTAACCTGGGTGAGATCCAGATTTCCACTGCTGTTTTTAACTTCCAAATCAAGGTTGACATTTTTTACAGGTTGGGGAAGGTCGGGATATTGAAACATTCCTTGCTCCACCCTAAGGTTAATATCAAATTGGGGGATTTGTTTCTCTTGATAAGTCCCCTTGACAAAGCCTCCAAAATCCATTCGACCAGAGGTTTCCAATTCAGCAAAGGACTCAGTAAAAATTCCGGGTACCAATGATAGGATACTTTTGAATTCATTGTCTTTTCCTTCAAAAGTAAAATCCATATTCATTCCCTCATCTGGCATGGCAATAAAGCCGTCAAGCCCAAAAAGAAATTCATTTAACCCAAACTCACCCCTAGCCAGGCCAAATTTCATATTTTTCAAATCCACTTGGATTTCGGTATCAGCGGTGAATTTCTTTTGCGTCAGGTAATTGACATCTTCGTAATCCAGGCGGATAATTTGGGTTTCAACATCTGCCAAAAGATCATAAACATCCAGTGTAAAATCTCCACTTCCCGTCATATCGAAATCCGCCAAAGCCATAAAAAATTTCATCTGACGGTCATCATATATAAAGTTGACATCTTCTACTTCGATAAGATCAATTCCAAGTTTAAATGCAGAAGGCTCCTCGGGAATTTCTTCCTTTCCATCAGATACGGCAATGTCATAATTGGCCGTACCATCCTCTAAAACTTTGATATAAACGTTCCCTCCTTTGAGATGCAGCCCGGTTAATTCCGGATATTCATTAAATATTACTGACCAAAGGTTTAGATCCACTTGAAATTGATCCACACTAAGTAGTGTATCCTGTTCAAAAGGGGCATTTCCACTAATCCCGAAATCAGCCACAGTTGCAGAAATGGAAGGGAACCGCTTAAAGGAACTT includes the following:
- a CDS encoding UDP-glucuronosyltransferase — protein: MIDFNYSPKTYFDGTGPSALIAKLSYPESQWGEEISIYAATLDGEIFYEVVDFYGNEFKTNPEKSSKPLTLQNLIFLIETLEVIDLKNKGDVNLTISGIPEAKSNLYPQLGDYFDEKRKNFGML
- a CDS encoding AEC family transporter, whose protein sequence is MTNLVLVILCLIIGILLQHVKDMPENAPKALNTYLIYIVLPALALMHIPNMDLNPHLLLPVISAWISFGLSWLIFGWLGRNFSWEKSTTGCLVIVSGLANTSFIGFPVIEALFGGEGLKIALLIDQAGSFIIVSSIAIIVASLFGHERKRKRDVTKKILTFPPFLFFILALVMNFFQMEFQGMPHEILESFAVTLTPVALISVGLQVKINASTLSYRYLWYGLGYKLILIPGFIFLVFRFLFDPNDLLYKVSVMEAAMAPMITGSVIAINHDLNPKLASLLVGIGIPLSFITLLAWYALLA
- a CDS encoding AsmA-like C-terminal region-containing protein, whose translation is MKRLLSILLAVLAIFIIILFTVPIIFKDKIVARIDQEIDKSVNAKVHYDLDKVSLSSFKRFPSISATVADFGISGNAPFEQDTLLSVDQFQVDLNLWSVIFNEYPELTGLHLKGGNVYIKVLEDGTANYDIAVSDGKEEIPEEPSAFKLGIDLIEVEDVNFIYDDRQMKFFMALADFDMTGSGDFTLDVYDLLADVETQIIRLDYEDVNYLTQKKFTADTEIQVDLKNMKFGLARGEFGLNEFLFGLDGFIAMPDEGMNMDFTFEGKDNEFKSILSLVPGIFTESFAELETSGRMDFGGFVKGTYQEKQIPQFDINLRVEQGMFQYPDLPQPVKNVNLDLEVKNSSGNLDLTQVNIPEFSLQVGSNPISGRFLLEDLVSYKMDGQLKGQLNLEELTSIFPLEGMDMKGMLDVDAKAKGKYDSVAKVIPAIDAKISLNNGYVKSEDYPAPIDQLHGKASITNSSGQMKDFLVDLSSFGFELEGEKVEGNLKIQDFDQLNWDAVIHGSADLGKILTILPMENVIMEGKVRADIDSKGNYKVVEAKQYGQLDTRGEVELVDFYYTDADLPQGVRINKALGDFSPEQVNLIEFDARLGESPVKAKGSLSNYMSYLFEEKGTLSGNLDINSSHFNVNEWMTESSATETDTTELSLIELPRNIDFTMTVQADEVFYDNLVFTNTRGVLILDDGILTFKDAALNTLGGQMTLNGSYNTQDIQTPLFDLNFNVQSLSIQKAFQSFNIIKAFAPLAVNMDGEFNTDFRLSGILGQDMMPILSSLDGRGLIKVAEAALKGSKIVEGITSLTKLKEGNTLQFKNLNLTAEIKEGMLNVKPFDVKLWDYKAQVQGSTGFDGSINYLVHMEVPAKKFGSTANNILSNLEGTSADEETMIPVAFNLGGTYQKPKISLAGESSMESLLTNTLKAKAGDEKEKIKEELTEQFKAREDSVKQELKQKAEVAKDSAKKEAEKVVDKAKDKAVDEVKNLFKGAFGTKSKSSSDTAKSGGSE